The following proteins come from a genomic window of Sorex araneus isolate mSorAra2 chromosome 1, mSorAra2.pri, whole genome shotgun sequence:
- the LOC101548769 gene encoding olfactory receptor 1J4-like: MKRQNETRVSEFLLQGLPISPDQQGWFLMLFLVIYLTTVLGNLLIILLIRIDSRLHTPMYFFLSVLAFNDVCLSSVTVPKMLVDMQSNHKSIPYSACISQVYFLIFFACTDNFLIAVMAYDRYVAICQPLHYTMIMRQERCILLVAWSWIFSFSHALMHTLLSTQVSFCGDITIRHFFCEQAALLELSCSDTSLNNLVLLIEGGMIVGVPFTLIMVSYICIWATVLKNPSAKKFFKVLSTCGSHLLVVALFYGTIAEVYLFSSPAMSSAKEIAASVMYMIITPMLNPFIYSLRNRDIKQALKLFANKVMFCKSNNLV, encoded by the coding sequence ATGAAGAGACAGAATGAGACCAGAGTTTCTGAATTCCTCCTCCAGGGTCTTCCTATATCACCAGATCAACAGGGCTGGTTCTTGATGCTCTTCCTGGTCATATATCTGACCACCGtgttggggaacctgctcatcatcctgctcaTCAGGATAGACTCtcgcctccacacccccatgtacttcttcctcagtgtCTTGGCGTTCAACGATGTGTGTTTATCATCTGTCACGGTTCCCAAGATGTTGGTGGACATGCAGAGTAATCACAAGTCCATCCCTTATTCAGCGTGCATTTCTCAggtatactttttaatattttttgcttgtaCTGATAATTTCCTAATTGCagtgatggcctatgacaggtatgtagCCATCTGTCAGCCACTCCACTACACCATGATCATGAGGCAAGAACGGTGTATCTTGTTAGTTGCTTGGTCCTGGATCTTCAGTTTCTCACACGCACTGATGCATACCCTGCTCTCCACCCAAGTGTCCTTCTGTGGCGATATTACCATCCGCCATTTCTTCTGTGAACAAGCTGCGTTGCTAGAGCTAAGCTGCTCAGACACTTCACTCAATAACCTGGTCTTACTCATTGAGGGAGGAATGATTGTAGGTGTTCCATTCACTTTGATCATGGTATCATATATCTGCATATGGGCCACTGTCCTAAAAAATCCTTCTgctaagaaattcttcaaagtcctttctacctGTGGTTCCCATCTCCTCGTTGTAGCTTTATTCTATGGAACCATTGCAGAAGTGTACTTATTCTCCTCGCCAGCCATGTCCAgtgctaaagaaatagctgcttctGTGATGTATATGATAATCACTCCCATGCTGAACCCTTTtatctacagcctgagaaacaGAGATATTAAACAAGCACTAAAGCTGTTTGCTAATAAGGTGATGTTCTGCAAGTCAAACAACTTAGTTTGA